From Strix uralensis isolate ZFMK-TIS-50842 chromosome 1, bStrUra1, whole genome shotgun sequence, a single genomic window includes:
- the XCR1 gene encoding chemokine XC receptor 1 translates to MDDEHYALNLDENYSYEYINESNVCETGDYFVFYTHLTTVLYTLVFLLSLLGNTLVLWILFKYENLTSLTNVFIMNLCVSDLVFSCMLPFWAVDQTFGWIFGEFLCKALNAVFSVGYYSGVFFLTLMTILRYLSVVNPLSPLGSQTQCCGFLVSLVVWTGSILIVVPEVIHTTVQENLEGDKICDYGDWKWKKVDIYQRNILFLFSFGVIVFCYFKILVILLRARSRRKHRTVRLIFIIVVAFFLSWAPYNILSFLLTFPPPTCQYERDSNLAFYISRKIAFSHCCLNPVLYVFVGVKFKRHLLRLCSQYLPCGDGQVSSPRICSEGKFHYEGASTY, encoded by the coding sequence ATGGATGATGAACATTATGCACTCAATTTGGATGAGAACTACTCATATGAATATATTAATGAAAGCAATGTCTGCGAAACGGGCGACTATTTTGTATTTTACACCCATCTCACTACTGTCCTCTACACTCTGGTATTTTTGCTCAGCCTGCTAGGAAACACTCTAGTGTTATGGATCCTATTCAAATATGAAAACCTTACATCTCTAACGAACGTCTTCATCATGAATCTCTGTGTCTCTGATTTAGTATTCTCCTGCATGCTGCCTTTCTGGGCGGTGGACCAGACCTTTGGGTGGATTTTTGGTGAGTTCCTTTGCAAAGCGTTGAATGCTGTTTTCTCCGTTGGCTACTACAGCGGTGTGTTCTTTCTGACTCTAATGACTATCCTGCGGTACTTGTCCGTAGTGAACCCCCTCTCGCCTCTGGGATCTCAGACgcagtgctgtggttttctgGTGAGCTTGGTTGTTTGGACTGGTAGCATATTAATTGTGGTTCCTGAGGTGATTCACACCACAGTGCAAGAAAACTTGGAAGGGGACAAGATCTGTGATTATGGTGATTGGAAATGGAAAAAGGTGGACATTTATCAGAGAAACATactcttcctgttttcttttggggTTATTGTATTCTGTTACTTCAAGATACTGGTTATCCTGCTCAGAGCAAGATCTCGCAGAAAGCACAGAACTGTGAGGCTCATCTTTATTATTGTGGTGGCTTTTTTCCTGAGCTGGGCACCTTACAACATCCTCAGCTTTCTGCTTACTTTTCCACCACCTACCTGTCAGTATGAAAGAGACTCCAATCTTGCCTTTTACATCAGTCGTAAAATTGCCTTCTCCCACTGCTGCCTCAACCCTGTGCTCTATGTGTTTGTTGGAGTCAAGTTCAAGAGGCATTTGTTACGTTTATGCAGTCAGTATCTACCCTGCGGTGATGGTCAAGTCTCCAGCCCCAGGATCTGCTCTGAAGGCAAATTCCACTATGAAGGTGCATCCACCTACTGA